The Zonotrichia albicollis isolate bZonAlb1 chromosome 23, bZonAlb1.hap1, whole genome shotgun sequence genome contains the following window.
CGGCgctgtgtccccagcactgctggagagATCCAGGGGCAGATGCCAGGGGGAGGCCGAGCACAAGCCCCTGTGCCGGCTCCTGCCCAGCACGCAGCGCCCGGGGgcgggcagcagccccagccccggcgcGGGCCTGGCCGAGGTTTGTCCTTGGgaggctccagcagcacctgccaAGCCCAGCTTGGGCGTGGGGAAAAGCTCGGAGGTGTGCCCGTGGGAGGAGGAGAGCACGGAGCCCCCCAGAGCCCGGGATGGGGGCGGGCTGTGAGGGGATCCCAGCACCGGGgcctccatccctccatggaCCCGTCCCTCcgctcatccatccatccatggatccatccatccatggaccCGTCCCTCCgctcatccatccctccatggaCGCATCCCTCcactcatccatccatccatggatccatccctcCGCTCATCCATCCATGGACCCATCCCTCcgctcatccatccatccatggatccatccatccatggaccCGTCCCTCCactcatccatccctccattcatccatccctccatggaCCCGTCCCTCCgctcatccatccctccatggaTCCGTCCCTCCACTCATCCATCCATGGACCCATCCCTCCgctcatccatccctccattcatccatccctccatggaCCCGTCCCTCCgctcatccatccctccatggaTCCGTCCCTCCACTCATCCATCCATGGACCCATCCCTCCgctcatccatccctccattcatccatccctccatggaCCCGTCCCTCCgctcatccatccctccatggaTCCGTCCCTCCACTCATCCATCCATGGACCCATCCCTCCgctcatccatccctccatggaCACATCCCTCCgttcatccatccctccatggatccatcccttCATGGACCCATCCCTCCTATCATCCATCCATGGACCCATGCCTCCATCCGTGGATCCCCCTATCCCACCCATCCACCCATGGATCCATCCCTAGATCCATCCTGATCCCCCCTGCCCAGTCCCGGAGTTGGACTGGGGGTTGTGAGGCTGAAGGTCCTGGTTGTGTAATTTTGTGTAAATACaggaaataaatggaattgTCTATGGAGTGTGCTGGCAGAGGCTCACTGTGAGGTGGggaagagctgggaaggggctggagaggaAACCCAGCAGTGCAGGCGTTGGGTGGCAGAGGCTGGAGAAGGGCTGACTGGAAGGAAAGGCCATTCTCCCAAAAAAGCCACATtccacccaaaaaaaacccttttcatTCAGAGTCAGGGCTGGGGAGCCGCAGAGAAGCCCAGGATTGgagggaagggaccttaaatcccacccgggacccctcccactgtccttggacacttccagggatccaggggcagccacagcttctctgggaatcccatcccagcccctcagcatcccccagggaggaattccttcccatattccatccctcctgcccattccctgtgtcctgtcccctcTTCCCTCTCTCCACCTTCCCCGTAGCTCCTTCAGGGAATCCTCAGTGaggtcaccccaaaaatccccttttcctgAACAATCCCAGTCCCCTCCTCCCTCAGGAATtccatcccctcctgccctgggatgcACGGAGGGATCTGAGCTCCAcactctgctcctgagccaggcaggggccCCATGGAGAAGATTTTGGTTTTTAGGAGCAGAGGGATTGTGACACCCCAAGGACATGGCAGGGATTCCTCTGctggctcctctcccagcacagcacaaagggGAGGCCCTGCCCTCCCAAAAGGAACACCGAGGAGCCAACAGGAGCCACAGCTCGGCAAAGTCCCTCTCgaggaagaaacaaaaatccCCTGAACTCTCCCACGCTCTGGAAGAGGCTGAGCGAAAAAGCAGGgccagaaggagaaaagggTTTGTTGTGGGTGAGCAGGGAGGGTTTTGCTCTGTGAGTGAGGAGAActggctgagcagagcaggaacagaGGAGGAGACTCACAGAGGAGGAAGAATAAAATGTGCTTTCCCACGAGAGCTGCAAATGTCCCCGTGTCCACAGGATGGTGCCACTCCCTCAGTGacagcaccagctctgcacagccccagcccttgtGAGGAATCAAACCTGAAATTAAACCCAATtatcagctgtgctgcagctcctctgggaaacACCAACGGCAGCACCCCCCTCCCCACAGAACTTGATTTAAATTTTCCTGGTTTCTGTTAAAAGATAGGAGTTTGGGAATCAGCAGAGAAAGAGACGGGGAAAAACGGTGCCAAAGCCACTGGTGAAGCTTTACTgactgagcagcagctctgtgaccCCTCCCATGGGGGTGACAAATATTCCAAGGGCTGTCCCTGGAATTCAGGACAGAGGGTGGCTGGGGATGCTCCCAAGGCTCCTCATCCTCGTGGGAACCCAGCGAgggtgaggctgcagcacacggggtgtgggacagagcccagctcccccaCAGCTCATCCAggtcctgctcccagcccctcaaAGGACAAATCTGGGTGCCTGGAGCACGTTCCTGAAGGCACGGCCAGGTCCAGCACATTCCCTGTTTGCTGTCCCTGTCCACGTTCCAGAACTTTCTACTTCGCTGTTTCATGCTCCTGTGAGGGATCTGGGGCTGGAATCATCACGGTCTGCAAAAGCAAGGGACAAAAATCAGCaagaaaaggggagcagaggaTTCTGGAAAGGGACAAAAGGGGATcagagggaggcaggaggagggaaCGGAATGGGAAGCCTCGAAGAACACTGGAATTCTCCCCTCCTTCTTCCCCAAGATCTGTTTTTAGTAACACAGGGAGGCAGAGACACTTATGGAGGTCGGGCACAGGGGGAAATAattcccaaaattatcccaGACTTGTCCTCAGCCATTCCAGGCCCTCagcctcccagggaacaattccatGGACATTCCAAACAGCTCTGCCCGTGGATGAACCCCCCCACCTTTCTCCCTGCAATTTTCCCCCAGGGATCTGCAGtttccagccctttcccacCTTAATGATGGGCTCCTTGGGTGGGGCCCACTCTGGGACGATCTTGCCGTGCATCCTCCAGGTTCCATAGGGGTTCACCAGGTACCTCTCAAACACAACATACTCCAGAACATCCTTGGGAATCTCCTCCCCGCCGTACATGAGCCGCCCAAAGCGGTCATAGATGGCCAAAATCTGCCAAGAgatccaaaaaatcccccaggaTGGATGGGGTTGGAGTGACCTGGGACagtgagaggtgtccctgcccatgggattgggatttaAGGGATTTCCAACCCAAAAAAGGCTGGAatctctgtgctgggctggcagcaggttGGGGTTGGTGAGggaagatggagggagggatTTTCCtaggaggaaaggctgggaaaaTGGAGAttgttcatcctggagaaggcccctggATGATCCAAGTGACCTTCcaggaaaggctgggaaaatggggattgatcatcctggagaaggcccctggATGATCCAAGTGACCTTTCATGAAAAGCTGGTAAAtttggggctgtccctgctggagaAGGCCCCTGGATGATCCAAGTGACCTTTCATGAAAAGCTGGTAAATTTAGGCCTGTCCATGCTGGAGAAGGCCCCTGGATGATCCAAGTGACCTTTCACGAAAAACTGGTAAATTTGGGGCCTGTCCCtcctggagaaggcccctggATGATCCAAGTGACCTTTCATGAAAAGCTGGGAAATTTGGGGCTGTCCCtcctggagaaggcccctggATGACCCAACTGACGTTCCAGCAAAGGCTGGTAAATTTGGGGCTGTGTGACCTGGGGCAGCAGGGGTGtccctggcctggcctggcctgcagccccctcagcccAGGCTCACCTGGCGGCTGTGCATCCTCACCGTCACCTGCCCGTAGAGGTTGCCGCGGTTCAGGATGCCCTCGCAGCGCACGTGCACCACCCTGGGGGGCTCCAGGGACTCCAGGAACCGCCAGCGGATGGTTTTGTACCTGTTCCCTCGCACCATGTCCTGCCAGCACAGACCGGCTCGGAATTAATGACATTATTAACGATTTGTTCGCTCCTGACAGCGAaaatcagctccagctctgctggctctttTTGGGCACTGCAACAGCCACGACCCCACACCTGGGAGGGATTGTTGGGagtgtgctgtgcagggccagggctggattgctgatcctgggggtcccttccatccatccgagacaccccaaaattccccaaaattcccggcACTTACGGGGTAGCAGCGCTCGGTCACCAGGGAGTGAAGCTTCTGCTTGTTAAAGCTGCAGAGGAAACACTCTGGTCAATTCAGCAAAGAAAAGGAGGTTCCTCAAAAATCCCTGCTTTCCCCTCAAATTCCTGCTTTCCCCACAAATCCCACCTGTCCTCCCACACAAATTCCTGCTTTCCCCCGCACAAATTCCTTTAAATTCTCCCCATACAAATTCCTGCTTTCTCCTCAAATTCCTTAAATTCTTCCCACACAAATTCCTGCAATTCTCCCTGAAAATTCCAGCTTCCCCCCCTCACAAATTCCACCTTTTCCTCCCACACAAATTCCTGCAtttccccctcacacattcctACTTTCCTCCCACAAATTCTACCTTTTCCCCCCACACAAATTCCACTACATTTTCCCCACAAATTCCAGCTCCCCCTGGGTCAGGGAAGGGCCTTACTTTGCCAGGGAGTTGTGGGCCTCAATAAATATCTCCTGGGCTTTCTCAGGGAAGGTTTTGGTGCTGAAATCCGGGTCGTGATCCTTGATCTTCCGCAGgctgggaaagaaagaaattaagggAAGAACAAAATTAGAGCTGTCCTGGATATTTGGATCCTACAGGATTCAAACCCAGCTTTTCCCGGCTGAGAATCTGAGATCCCTCACTAAGACAAAACCTTCAGGTGGTCACAAAAGAGCCAAATCCAAAGAATCCCCAAAAAACTGGGAGTGCACAgcgtggctgctcccagcaggaaaggggaaggggaaaacaacaacaaaaatgggGCAAACAGGGAGGAAACAGCCCCTTAATCCTAAAATTCACCCAGAGAtccctcagctccctcacagAGGGGGTTTGGTGGGGGTTGAGAGGATGtggggggatctggggggtTCTGGGTGGCCTGGAAGTGACCTGGGGGCCACACAGGTGTcctgggggaaatttgggggagttttgaggagatttggggtccctgggtggCCTGGAGGGGACCTGGGGGAGGACTATCTCCCATGGACAGACCCAGGACAGGCCAAGCAGCAGGGTAATTATGCTAATTAGCTAACGAGGGGTACGTACGCTAGCTGGGAGGCCGCTGTTTGCCTCAGCTTCTGCATCTGCTGCTTCACCCCGTCCTTGGACAGCGAGGTCATGCGGGCATCGCCCTCGGGAGGGACGTAGGGATCCATGATCTCAgctggggtgggggaaaagcagCTCAGGAGGAGGCTCAGAGCCCAGGGAATGAACAGGGGAAACGGGAAAACTTCTGAGAGAACTCCTGGGATAAGCTCGCCCACaggtgctgctctctgctgttccctcagagcccagggaagagagggaaaatGGCTTCAAAATGAAGTTtagaggggattttgggaaggaattcctccctgagAGGGAGGGAAgcggctgggatggaattcccagagcagctgcccctggatccctggaacaGTCCcagacagggcttggagcaatgtGGGACAGAgagaagtgtccctgcccatggcaggggtggcactgcaggggctttcccaacccaaacccctcCGGGATTCCAGGACTCAAGAAAAAGGCACCAACAGCTTTGGCGATCAGGCAGGGAGGCCTCTCCCCCGGCCAGAGGGAACAGCGGGGAAGGAATTCCGCCCGGCTCTCTGTCACATCACCCGGGCCAGGCCGAGTGCGCTGCCGTACCCGTGCAGGCCAGGAAGAAGGTGCGCTCTATGCGCTCGTCCGGGAAGACCGGCGCCGCGGAGCGGAGCCGCCACTCCCGCTCCTCAGGGCTCAGCTCCCGGGCCCACTCGGGCAGCCGCGggcccttcctcctgctcctcaccgGCACAAGCACACAGGGCGGCAGCGCCCCGGGACGGAGCAGGGACTCGGCGGCCTGAGGGGAGGCAAAGGCAGAGCCCGAGTGAGCCCAGCACCGCCAGGCCTGAATTGATTTCCCCATTCGCCCCGCGCGCGCCACGGCCCCTGGCGCTTTCCCTCACCCTCAGCGCCCACCCCGCTCCTCCCGCGGCCCCACAGTCGCTCCGCGGCGCCCTCAGGCAGCTCTCCCGGCCGCACCTTCCAGCAGAGCCGCGGAGCCCTGCGGCCCAGCCCTGCCGCCATGGCGGCCGCCATCTTTACCCCGCCGCGGGGAATGGCGGGAACGGGGAGGGCGGGGCCGCGCGCGGAGGGAGGGGAAGGTGTGGGCGGGGCCCCgcggggcgcgcgcgcgcgcgcgggaAGGGGCGTGGCCGGCGGGAGCCCGCGCCGCGCCCGCGAGTGGAAAATTCCATCGGCTGCGGAGgccggggaggggcggggccagcGCGGAAGGCTCCGCCCACCCCCCGAGCGCGCGGAGGGGGGACCCCCGTGCGTGGTGCAGTGCGGGGGGCGGGGGGGatggcactgtccccatcccccaCCCCCCACACGGGTCACGTGCGACACGCGGGACCCCCACCCTGCCCCATGCGGGGGATGCTGCGGGTGTCGGAGCCCCCCCAGACCTGCAGAGACCCCCCCCCGGATCTGTAGTGACCCCCCTGGGCCTGCAGACACTCCCCCCCGTAACCCGCAGGGCACTCCCGGACACGCAGAGCCCCCCCTGGAACCACACAGCCTCCCCAGACCTGCAGAGCCACCCCCGGACCCCCAGATTTGCCCCCCCAGACCCGCAGCGCCCCTCTGAGCACGCAGAGCCCCCCCCTCCCAGATCTGCATAGCCCCTCCCCCGGGCACGCAGGACCCCCTCCCGGATTTCCAGAGCCCCCCGGACCCACAGAACCCCCCCAGTTCCTGCACCCCCAGCAGCCCCGTGGGGTTTGTGCGATGCTTTTGGGGTTTCCCATCGCAGCAGCCCCTGGGTCTAGCGGGGAGGGGGGGATATCGAGGGCAGGGGTCCCTCTGGAtgtccctggggcagcccaggaCGCGGCACCCCCGGGATGCTGCCCGCAGCGCTGGGGGCTCGGGGGTCCCTCCGAATATCCCGGGGACAATCCAGGATGCGGCACCCCCGCCCTAAAACGCAAACCGGCTCATCCcaagcccttttccctcgaaacCCCATCCCGGGAGCCGCCGGGACGCCCTGGGGATGGGTGCTCATCACCCGCCCACGCCCGCGGGGCGAGGCCCGCGCAGCCAAAGGCGAGCCCGGCCGGGGCGCGAAGCACGGGGGCCCCTCGGGGGCGGGGGGCTCGCCGGGAGGCTCCGGCCGCGCTCGCCGAGCCTGGCCCCGCTCCCAGTTTGCTTTGGGGACTGTTGATCTTGGCTGCGAGGCCGCGTTGCTCCATCGGACAGCTGGTTAATGTGTAGTGACGGCTGCGCCGTGCCCGAGACCGTTGATCCCGGCCCGCGCTCTTATCTGAGCCGGGACGAGCCGGGAGCGGCCGtgcggggctgggccgggggcGCGGGGGCAGCCGGGCCCCCCTGGCTGGGGGGATCGCGATACAGCCCGCCAGcacctcccaaaatcccaaaatccggCGTGATGCTCACTGGGGCGTGCGGGGGGCAAAGCCAGCAGAGAGCGCTTCCCGCAGCACCCCGGTGGGGAAAGCGGAGCCCTCTGGAAAGCCGGGACGAagccccggggctgcggggccgaTCCTGGAGCAGCCGGGGCTGAGTCACCGGCCCCGagccccgcggccccggcgcTTTCCCACGGCTCCCGACTGGTGGGGCTGGATTTTCCCAGCCCGGCTGGCTCTCCCGGATGCCCGGGATGCCATCGCGGCCGGTTTCACCGCCGTGGGCAGCGCTGGGGGGTTCTGGAACCCCTCTGGAGCCGCGTCCTTGCCCGTGGGGGGCTCGGCCAGGGAGCATCCCTGAGGAAATTTGGGGTGGGGGCCGTGGAGATGGCACTGGACGAGGTCCCCATCCCACCTGTGCTCTCCTCCTTGCAAAACCACCGCGTGGGGATTTGTGCCGTGGGAGAGcgggatcagggctgggatcaGGGCTCGGCACCCGCCCCGCGCTGTCCCcgccagctccaggcaggggctgggccacgTTTGCCTCCATCCTTGTGCAACCTGTCCCTGGCGCCCGGCGGTGAGGCGGGAGGGACGGGCAGAGCCGCACGCACGCACGGAGAGGGGGAAACCCAGGGGAAATCGCCTCCCAACCGCCGGGAATGACCCGCGGAGCAG
Protein-coding sequences here:
- the MRPL45 gene encoding large ribosomal subunit protein mL45; amino-acid sequence: MAAAMAAGLGRRAPRLCWKAAESLLRPGALPPCVLVPVRSRRKGPRLPEWARELSPEEREWRLRSAAPVFPDERIERTFFLACTAEIMDPYVPPEGDARMTSLSKDGVKQQMQKLRQTAASQLALRKIKDHDPDFSTKTFPEKAQEIFIEAHNSLANFNKQKLHSLVTERCYPDMVRGNRYKTIRWRFLESLEPPRVVHVRCEGILNRGNLYGQVTVRMHSRQILAIYDRFGRLMYGGEEIPKDVLEYVVFERYLVNPYGTWRMHGKIVPEWAPPKEPIIKTVMIPAPDPSQEHETAK